From the Brevibacillus choshinensis genome, one window contains:
- a CDS encoding TIGR01212 family radical SAM protein (This family includes YhcC from E. coli K-12, an uncharacterized radical SAM protein.), with the protein MTLAPNACHNDAPLLWGDKRYHTWNYHLRSTFHEKIFKVPLDGGFSCPNRDGKVATGGCTFCSARGSGDFAGDRRMDLERQFHDVKNRMHEKWPSAKYLGFFQAYTNTYAPVEELREMYEVILKQEGVVGLSIATRPDCLPDDVVEYLAELNERTYLWVELGLQTIHEHTATLINRAHDYECYLQAVEKLRKHNIRICSHIIYGLPGETHEEMMQTANAVAHLDVQGIKIHLLHLLRKTPMVKQYEAGLLDFLSQEEYTKLVVDSLEILPPEMIVHRITGDGPPDLLIGPMWSRKKWEVLNGIDAELRNRNTWQGKLYVPQTT; encoded by the coding sequence ATGACGCTTGCACCAAATGCTTGCCATAACGATGCCCCCTTGTTGTGGGGCGACAAACGTTACCATACATGGAACTACCATTTGCGGAGCACTTTCCATGAAAAGATCTTCAAGGTACCATTGGACGGTGGTTTCAGCTGCCCCAACCGGGATGGAAAGGTAGCTACCGGTGGCTGCACATTTTGCAGTGCGAGGGGATCTGGAGACTTTGCGGGAGACCGTCGGATGGATCTGGAACGCCAATTTCACGACGTCAAAAATCGCATGCACGAAAAATGGCCGAGTGCCAAGTACCTTGGCTTTTTCCAGGCCTACACGAACACCTACGCACCCGTAGAAGAGCTTCGTGAAATGTATGAAGTCATTCTGAAACAAGAAGGCGTTGTAGGGCTATCGATTGCGACTCGTCCAGACTGTTTGCCAGATGATGTGGTGGAATATTTGGCGGAATTGAACGAGCGCACCTATCTGTGGGTCGAACTGGGCCTGCAAACCATTCATGAGCATACAGCTACGTTGATCAACCGGGCGCACGACTATGAGTGCTACCTGCAAGCCGTGGAAAAGCTACGTAAGCACAACATTCGCATTTGCTCGCACATCATTTACGGATTGCCAGGTGAAACGCATGAAGAAATGATGCAAACGGCCAATGCGGTAGCACATCTGGACGTCCAGGGGATCAAAATCCACCTGCTCCATCTGCTGCGTAAGACACCGATGGTCAAACAGTACGAGGCTGGCCTTTTGGACTTCCTCTCACAAGAAGAGTACACCAAGCTGGTCGTAGACTCGCTGGAAATACTTCCGCCGGAAATGATTGTGCATCGCATCACAGGGGATGGACCACCTGACCTGCTGATTGGTCCGATGTGGAGTCGGAAAAAATGGGAAGTGCTCAACGGAATTGATGCTGAGCTGAGAAATCGGAATACATGGCAAGGAAAACTTTACGTGCCGCAGACGACCTAA
- a CDS encoding PucR family transcriptional regulator yields the protein MTITIREALQLPDMVQTRLIAGAGGLDNPIRWVTIVEVLEDATRLQEGEFLITTGFGLAENTERLASFIPSLASQKLSGVAIHTGFYLREIPTAFIEMADRLQLPLIEIPAEINFSTITKAILQPIINRQFETLAYSQAIHNRMIDAALSKGGLAAIAAELATLTSGAVTLVDALGFEVTQHGSTDLDNSSAGVKSAHSTPIRANREHFGTLTLVKSQEAWKDLDDVALQHASTLCALEYVKERAVSATEWRLKGDFVEELLNGKQMSPSELESRCRMLGYPLTGDHLVVALKVDVKDDAILYELHQSAILLMRRLCDRQQRSYLLRERPHYLLFVFPDNRSSLQLIELFAQRWEQLHKDFSLHLALSNSRMQLEDVASASEEALFALQAYPLLASAPTMLRYRDMQGYQFLFPYHRSQEALLELWKPLLAPLIGYDKKHNQQLLETLDVYLQQNGNGLQTSQALYIHRHTLKYRLTQIEEKTGYRLEDAHQRWQLQLALMARRLQKQLYPSQA from the coding sequence ATGACAATTACTATTCGGGAGGCCCTTCAATTGCCGGATATGGTTCAAACGAGATTGATCGCCGGAGCTGGCGGCTTGGACAACCCGATTCGCTGGGTCACCATTGTAGAAGTATTGGAGGACGCGACTCGGCTGCAGGAAGGTGAATTTCTCATTACGACGGGCTTTGGTCTTGCTGAGAACACGGAGCGCCTCGCTTCTTTTATCCCGTCTTTAGCCAGTCAAAAATTGAGCGGAGTTGCCATTCATACAGGCTTTTACTTACGAGAAATTCCCACAGCTTTTATCGAGATGGCAGACCGTCTGCAGCTGCCACTGATTGAAATACCTGCGGAAATCAACTTTTCCACCATAACGAAGGCGATTTTGCAGCCCATCATAAACAGGCAATTTGAAACACTCGCTTACTCACAAGCGATTCACAACCGAATGATCGACGCTGCCCTTTCAAAAGGTGGACTAGCTGCCATCGCGGCGGAGCTTGCCACATTAACCAGCGGTGCGGTCACTTTGGTAGATGCTTTAGGTTTTGAAGTAACCCAGCACGGTTCCACGGATCTGGACAATTCCAGCGCTGGAGTAAAAAGCGCGCATTCGACACCCATTCGCGCCAATCGCGAGCATTTTGGAACGCTGACGCTGGTCAAGTCCCAGGAGGCATGGAAGGATCTGGACGACGTGGCACTCCAACACGCCTCGACCCTCTGTGCATTGGAATATGTAAAAGAACGGGCCGTATCCGCTACGGAATGGCGTTTGAAGGGGGACTTTGTAGAGGAGCTGCTGAACGGCAAACAAATGAGTCCATCCGAGCTGGAAAGCCGCTGTCGCATGCTGGGATACCCGCTCACAGGTGATCATCTGGTCGTCGCATTGAAAGTCGATGTAAAGGATGATGCCATCCTCTACGAGCTACATCAGAGTGCCATCCTGTTGATGCGCCGACTTTGCGATCGACAACAACGCTCTTATTTACTGCGCGAGCGGCCACACTATTTGTTGTTCGTGTTTCCTGATAATCGATCCAGCCTGCAGCTCATAGAGCTGTTTGCTCAGCGCTGGGAGCAGCTGCACAAGGATTTTTCTCTGCATCTTGCGTTAAGCAACTCTCGGATGCAGTTGGAGGATGTGGCCTCTGCCTCTGAAGAAGCGCTGTTTGCCCTGCAAGCCTATCCTTTATTGGCATCTGCACCCACCATGCTCCGTTATCGAGACATGCAAGGGTATCAATTCCTTTTTCCTTATCATCGAAGTCAGGAAGCGCTCCTCGAGCTTTGGAAGCCTCTGCTTGCGCCTTTAATCGGCTACGATAAAAAACATAACCAGCAGCTGCTGGAGACTCTGGACGTGTATTTGCAGCAAAATGGTAACGGACTGCAGACGTCACAAGCGTTATATATTCACCGACACACCCTGAAATACCGATTAACACAGATCGAAGAAAAAACGGGCTACCGCCTGGAGGATGCACATCAGCGCTGGCAGCTGCAATTGGCCCTGATGGCCCGCCGTCTCCAGAAGCAGTTGTACCCCTCTCAGGCGTAG
- a CDS encoding 3-oxoacid CoA-transferase subunit A: MEEALTHFHDGMTLMAGGFGGVGNPPSLIQGILEKGVRELTLISNDTAFPHIGIGKLVTEKRVKKVIASHIGSNPNAGAQMTAGELEVEFCPQGILAERVRAGGVGLGGILSDVGIGTIAEKGKQKVVMEGKEYLLETPLTAEVSIVHAKKADRYGNLVFDTSARNFNPLVAMAGEITIVEADEIVEIGELSPEEIVTPGVFINFIVQSEGVNWQWAWEK; encoded by the coding sequence ATGGAGGAAGCGCTAACTCATTTTCACGACGGAATGACGCTCATGGCAGGGGGATTCGGAGGAGTAGGCAATCCTCCCTCCCTGATCCAGGGCATCTTGGAAAAGGGCGTTCGCGAACTGACGCTCATCAGTAATGATACAGCGTTTCCTCATATCGGGATCGGCAAGCTAGTGACAGAGAAGCGCGTCAAAAAAGTGATCGCTTCGCATATCGGCTCTAACCCAAATGCAGGGGCACAGATGACGGCAGGAGAGCTGGAGGTTGAATTTTGCCCACAGGGTATTCTGGCGGAGCGAGTCCGTGCAGGTGGAGTGGGACTAGGCGGCATTCTGTCTGACGTCGGCATTGGGACGATCGCAGAAAAGGGAAAGCAGAAAGTCGTGATGGAAGGCAAGGAGTACTTGCTAGAGACACCACTTACAGCTGAAGTATCGATCGTGCACGCGAAAAAGGCAGATCGTTACGGAAACTTGGTTTTTGATACGAGTGCACGCAACTTTAACCCACTCGTGGCTATGGCAGGGGAAATCACCATCGTTGAAGCGGATGAAATCGTCGAGATCGGCGAGCTGTCACCGGAGGAAATCGTTACGCCAGGCGTATTCATCAACTTTATCGTGCAAAGTGAAGGGGTGAATTGGCAATGGGCATGGGAGAAGTAA
- the ablB gene encoding putative beta-lysine N-acetyltransferase has product MANVDAMLASGDLVVDSQNRRVKLHVYDPNLIGEMDQLMRKLANNSDATKMIVYGKKADVEKWLALGYSQEGVIEGFFQGENAQMLSCYLTEERATSVAPDLAEDILALSLSKKGNGEEKPLPSGYTLREANEADAEELAKLYALVFATYPTPMDDPEYVLKTMDEGTRYMVVEHDGKIACAASAEVNERMGSAEMTDCATHPDHAGKGLLQPLFTALERNMEESGIYYLYTLTRAQSAGMNVTASKMGYEYRGRLINNCTIFSGYEDMNIWVKPLRSAWE; this is encoded by the coding sequence ATGGCGAATGTAGATGCGATGCTAGCCTCTGGCGATCTGGTCGTGGATAGCCAAAATCGTCGAGTCAAGCTGCACGTATATGATCCGAACCTGATTGGCGAAATGGATCAGCTGATGAGGAAGCTGGCCAACAACTCAGATGCCACAAAAATGATCGTCTATGGAAAAAAAGCGGATGTGGAGAAATGGCTCGCTCTAGGATATAGCCAGGAAGGGGTTATCGAAGGCTTTTTCCAAGGGGAAAATGCACAAATGCTCTCCTGCTACTTGACGGAAGAGCGTGCTACTTCTGTGGCGCCTGATCTGGCGGAAGACATACTGGCTCTGAGCTTGAGTAAAAAAGGAAACGGTGAAGAAAAGCCTTTGCCATCAGGGTATACACTGCGTGAGGCAAACGAGGCAGACGCAGAAGAACTAGCTAAGCTGTACGCTTTGGTGTTCGCTACCTATCCGACGCCGATGGATGATCCAGAGTACGTTCTCAAAACGATGGACGAGGGCACTCGCTATATGGTTGTGGAGCACGATGGAAAGATCGCCTGCGCAGCTTCAGCGGAGGTCAACGAACGAATGGGCTCTGCCGAGATGACAGACTGTGCGACCCATCCCGATCACGCAGGAAAAGGACTCCTCCAACCGTTATTCACTGCATTGGAACGAAATATGGAGGAGTCGGGAATCTACTACTTGTACACGTTGACACGGGCTCAATCAGCGGGAATGAACGTAACTGCGTCCAAGATGGGCTACGAGTATCGAGGACGATTGATTAATAATTGCACGATCTTTTCCGGGTACGAAGATATGAATATCTGGGTGAAACCACTTCGCTCCGCGTGGGAGTAA
- the gabT gene encoding 4-aminobutyrate--2-oxoglutarate transaminase: MSPITTKFIQLKTAVPGPKSQEMLAKKEANVPRGPSNTTSAFVAKAEGALLTDIDGNTFIDFAGAIGSINAGHCPPAVVEALKEQLDQYIHTCFHVMMYEPYVKLAEKLNQITPGDHAKKTFFLNSGAEAVENAVKIARKFTGRKAIISFERGFHGRTLLAMSLTSKVRPYKYEFGPFAPDTYKMTYPYYYRSPYDASPEETDAEVLRRFEDFFLAEVAADNVAAIIMEPVQGEGGFIVPSKTFVQGVRAICDKYGILLIADEVQTGFGRTGKMFAMEHYDVVPDIITMSKSMGAGMPISAVTGRAEIMDAPNPGEIGGTYGGSPLGCVAALKVIEMMEQDGFLDRANKIGDTILKRFEQFKQQFAEVGDARGLGAMCGIELVKDKGTKEPNKELTAKIVQACYQNGLVVMSAGLYSNVIRILSPLVITEEQLEEGLNVLESVLTELCTPNR, encoded by the coding sequence ATGAGTCCAATTACAACGAAGTTCATCCAATTGAAAACAGCTGTTCCGGGGCCAAAATCTCAAGAAATGCTCGCGAAAAAAGAAGCGAATGTGCCACGTGGGCCATCCAACACCACATCTGCGTTTGTTGCCAAAGCAGAAGGCGCGTTGCTCACGGACATCGATGGCAATACGTTTATTGATTTTGCTGGCGCGATCGGTTCGATCAATGCGGGTCACTGCCCACCAGCTGTCGTCGAAGCCCTCAAGGAACAACTGGATCAGTACATACACACATGCTTCCACGTGATGATGTATGAGCCATACGTCAAGCTCGCTGAAAAACTGAATCAAATCACACCAGGGGACCATGCGAAAAAGACGTTCTTCCTGAATAGTGGTGCTGAAGCAGTGGAAAACGCGGTGAAAATTGCCCGTAAATTCACAGGTCGCAAAGCGATCATTTCCTTTGAACGTGGCTTCCACGGACGTACGCTGCTCGCAATGTCTCTGACAAGCAAAGTGCGTCCTTATAAGTATGAATTCGGACCGTTTGCACCTGACACATACAAAATGACCTATCCGTACTACTACCGCTCTCCATACGATGCTTCGCCTGAGGAGACAGATGCAGAAGTATTGCGCCGTTTCGAAGACTTTTTCCTCGCTGAAGTAGCGGCAGATAACGTAGCAGCGATTATCATGGAGCCGGTCCAAGGCGAAGGTGGTTTCATCGTTCCTTCCAAAACCTTTGTACAAGGCGTAAGAGCCATTTGCGATAAGTACGGAATTCTCTTGATCGCGGATGAAGTGCAGACCGGTTTTGGACGTACCGGAAAAATGTTTGCCATGGAGCACTACGATGTCGTTCCAGATATCATTACCATGTCCAAATCTATGGGGGCAGGCATGCCGATCAGTGCGGTTACTGGTCGAGCAGAAATCATGGATGCTCCGAATCCTGGAGAAATCGGCGGTACGTATGGCGGAAGTCCGCTTGGTTGTGTAGCCGCACTGAAAGTCATCGAAATGATGGAGCAGGATGGGTTCTTGGATCGAGCGAACAAAATTGGTGACACCATTCTCAAACGATTCGAGCAGTTCAAGCAGCAATTTGCTGAAGTGGGCGATGCTCGCGGCCTCGGCGCTATGTGCGGGATCGAACTGGTGAAAGACAAAGGGACCAAGGAACCGAATAAAGAACTGACAGCAAAAATCGTTCAGGCTTGCTACCAAAATGGACTGGTTGTGATGTCTGCTGGGCTATACAGCAATGTGATCCGGATTCTTTCCCCGTTGGTCATTACTGAAGAACAGCTGGAAGAAGGCTTGAACGTGCTGGAGAGTGTCCTGACTGAACTGTGCACACCTAATCGCTAA
- a CDS encoding 3-oxoacid CoA-transferase subunit B produces the protein MGMGEVKETESYRERIARRAALEVEDGMIINLGIGIPTMVADFIPSDVRVMFHAENGILGTGPSPQKGEENPMLCNAGGFPVTLATGASFFDSATAFAIIRRGLLDMTILGVLEVSQSGDIANWIVPGKRVPGMGGAMELAQKAKKVMVVTTHLDKNGRSKIVRECSLPLTAKNAADWIITDMAVMQVMPDGLYLREVMYPYCVADVIGATEAELKIDGEVGVFR, from the coding sequence ATGGGCATGGGAGAAGTAAAAGAGACAGAGAGCTATCGCGAACGGATTGCCCGACGTGCTGCTTTGGAAGTCGAGGATGGAATGATCATCAACCTCGGCATCGGTATTCCGACAATGGTAGCTGATTTTATCCCTTCTGACGTACGGGTCATGTTTCACGCCGAGAACGGGATATTGGGTACGGGTCCCAGTCCGCAAAAAGGGGAGGAAAACCCGATGCTCTGTAATGCTGGCGGTTTTCCCGTCACGCTAGCGACAGGGGCTTCCTTTTTTGATAGTGCTACTGCTTTTGCTATTATCCGTCGTGGTCTTCTCGATATGACGATCTTGGGAGTCCTGGAAGTAAGTCAGAGCGGGGATATCGCCAACTGGATCGTTCCAGGCAAACGCGTACCGGGAATGGGTGGTGCGATGGAGCTGGCGCAAAAAGCGAAAAAGGTTATGGTTGTAACCACCCATCTCGATAAAAATGGTCGCTCTAAAATCGTCAGGGAGTGCTCACTGCCTCTGACTGCAAAGAACGCGGCCGATTGGATCATCACAGATATGGCCGTCATGCAGGTCATGCCTGACGGGCTGTACTTGCGCGAGGTCATGTATCCGTATTGCGTGGCAGATGTGATCGGTGCGACAGAAGCCGAACTGAAAATCGACGGCGAGGTAGGCGTATTTCGATAA
- a CDS encoding aspartate aminotransferase family protein has translation MERSYVIKPELGKNYPVISHGKGIYLYDKEGKRYIDGSSGAVTASIGHAVDEVVEAMYAQGKEVSFAYRSHFSSDAVEQLGAKLAEWAPGSLNWTFFVSSGSEATETAQKIAIQYWQEKGKSTKNRIISRWMSYHGITMGALSMSGHVLRRKRFVPLLEDYPAITGPYPYRKPEGMSLEEYGLQCANELETAILRVGPDQVAAFIAEPVIGATAGAVVPPDGYFQRIREICDKYDVLFIADEVMTGVGRTGKAFGVDHWGVVPDMITLGKGMSAGYTPMAATIVSEEIIETITKGTGLIMAGHTYSANPQSAAVSLAVLNYVEKHHLIQKSAEQGAYLLQRLQELAEELPLIGDARGLGMLCGLEFVKNKQTKEPFELSKNVSGKVIAKAFEKGLLVYPAVGGIEGVAGDCVILAPPLTITKEEIDELISILKAAIESVQQELQEQALIG, from the coding sequence ATGGAAAGAAGTTATGTAATCAAGCCTGAGCTGGGTAAGAACTATCCGGTGATCTCTCATGGAAAAGGAATTTACCTCTACGATAAAGAGGGAAAACGATACATCGACGGAAGCAGTGGCGCTGTGACGGCGAGCATCGGTCATGCCGTAGATGAAGTCGTGGAAGCGATGTACGCGCAAGGCAAGGAAGTTTCCTTTGCCTACCGCTCCCATTTTAGCAGTGACGCAGTAGAGCAGCTAGGGGCAAAGCTGGCGGAGTGGGCACCTGGTTCGCTCAATTGGACTTTCTTTGTCAGCAGCGGTTCAGAAGCAACAGAGACAGCGCAAAAAATTGCGATTCAATATTGGCAAGAAAAAGGGAAGTCGACGAAAAACCGGATCATCTCACGCTGGATGAGCTATCACGGAATCACGATGGGGGCGCTCTCCATGTCCGGACACGTCCTTCGTCGCAAGCGGTTTGTACCCTTGCTAGAAGACTATCCGGCGATTACGGGACCATACCCATACCGCAAGCCAGAAGGAATGAGCCTGGAAGAGTACGGGCTGCAATGCGCGAATGAGCTGGAGACAGCTATTCTACGTGTAGGACCGGACCAGGTAGCAGCCTTTATTGCGGAGCCTGTCATCGGGGCGACAGCTGGCGCAGTAGTTCCACCAGATGGCTACTTCCAGCGAATCCGGGAGATTTGTGACAAGTATGACGTGCTCTTTATCGCCGATGAGGTTATGACGGGTGTGGGCCGTACCGGAAAAGCATTTGGCGTGGACCACTGGGGCGTAGTGCCAGACATGATTACGCTCGGAAAAGGCATGAGTGCGGGATATACCCCGATGGCAGCAACGATCGTTTCAGAAGAAATCATCGAGACGATCACAAAAGGAACCGGACTAATCATGGCAGGGCACACATACAGTGCCAACCCACAGTCAGCCGCAGTTTCCCTCGCCGTACTGAACTACGTGGAAAAACACCATCTTATTCAGAAATCAGCGGAGCAAGGGGCTTATTTGCTCCAACGTCTGCAAGAACTCGCAGAGGAGTTGCCGCTGATTGGAGATGCGCGCGGATTAGGGATGCTGTGTGGTTTGGAATTCGTGAAAAACAAACAAACCAAGGAGCCGTTCGAGCTTTCCAAAAATGTGAGTGGGAAGGTCATCGCCAAGGCATTTGAAAAAGGTCTGCTGGTTTATCCGGCAGTCGGTGGAATTGAGGGCGTAGCAGGTGATTGCGTGATCCTCGCACCACCACTCACGATTACGAAAGAAGAGATCGACGAACTGATCAGCATTTTGAAAGCAGCCATCGAAAGTGTGCAGCAGGAGCTCCAAGAGCAGGCACTGATCGGTTAG
- a CDS encoding peptidase, with protein MANWQSLIREQLEKDREAATALLQDWVKDPSVQGDEESIQESIAKTLASMGLDVDLWVMEGEELLQHPYFVSPRQAFAGSPNVVGVWKGAGEGRSIILNGHVDVVPAGDQAQWSDDPFSGKVEDGKLFGRGATDMKGGNLSSLLAIQVLQKLGVQLKGDVIFQSVVEEESGGAGTLATILRGYKADAALIPEPTNMKIFPKQQGSMWFRLTVKGRSAHGGTRYEGVSAIEKSLAVVQAVGSLEKERNDRLDDPLYEKLPIPIPINIGVIEGGKWPSSVADLVKLEGRMGVAPGEQMEDAKAEMAAALKGLAEIDPWFAEQPVELEWYGARWVPGAVAEDHPLMEILHRQFVEVTGERAVVEASPWGTDGGLLTALADTPAIVVGPGVTQVAHYPNEYIVLDDVFRCAEIFALTLIEWCGIADTNNQN; from the coding sequence ATGGCAAACTGGCAGTCTCTCATTCGGGAACAGTTGGAAAAGGACCGGGAAGCGGCGACCGCACTGCTGCAAGATTGGGTAAAAGATCCAAGCGTACAAGGTGACGAGGAATCCATTCAGGAGAGCATCGCGAAAACATTGGCTTCGATGGGCTTGGACGTCGACCTTTGGGTGATGGAAGGCGAGGAGCTGCTACAGCATCCGTACTTTGTTTCCCCACGTCAGGCATTCGCGGGCAGTCCCAATGTGGTCGGGGTATGGAAGGGTGCTGGCGAAGGTCGCTCCATCATTTTAAATGGACACGTGGACGTGGTACCTGCAGGTGATCAGGCCCAATGGAGCGATGATCCTTTCAGTGGCAAAGTGGAGGATGGCAAGCTGTTCGGACGTGGCGCAACAGACATGAAAGGGGGAAACCTTTCTTCCCTTCTGGCTATTCAAGTGCTACAGAAACTAGGGGTGCAGTTAAAAGGTGATGTCATTTTCCAAAGCGTAGTGGAAGAGGAGAGCGGTGGGGCAGGCACGTTGGCGACCATTCTGCGAGGCTACAAGGCAGATGCCGCACTCATCCCGGAACCGACGAACATGAAGATTTTCCCGAAACAGCAAGGATCCATGTGGTTCCGATTGACTGTAAAAGGTCGTTCCGCTCACGGAGGAACTCGCTATGAAGGCGTGAGTGCCATCGAAAAAAGCTTGGCCGTCGTTCAAGCTGTGGGGAGTCTGGAAAAGGAACGAAACGATCGACTGGACGATCCGCTGTATGAAAAACTGCCGATTCCCATCCCGATTAATATCGGCGTGATTGAGGGCGGTAAATGGCCATCGTCTGTGGCCGATCTGGTCAAACTGGAAGGGCGTATGGGTGTTGCACCAGGGGAGCAAATGGAGGACGCAAAGGCAGAGATGGCAGCTGCCCTGAAAGGTCTTGCCGAGATCGACCCTTGGTTCGCAGAACAGCCGGTGGAGTTAGAGTGGTACGGTGCGAGATGGGTCCCAGGAGCGGTAGCAGAAGATCATCCATTGATGGAAATCTTGCATCGTCAATTTGTTGAGGTGACAGGAGAGCGTGCTGTCGTGGAGGCGTCTCCATGGGGTACAGACGGGGGACTGCTGACAGCTTTGGCGGATACACCTGCGATCGTAGTAGGTCCTGGGGTGACGCAGGTCGCTCATTACCCAAATGAGTACATCGTGCTGGATGACGTGTTCCGTTGCGCAGAAATCTTTGCACTTACCTTGATTGAATGGTGCGGCATTGCCGATACGAATAACCAAAACTAG
- a CDS encoding glycerophosphodiester phosphodiesterase, with translation MAPLIYAHRGASGLFPENTMESFYAAVRRRANGIELDVQLSRDDKLVVIHDHTVDRTTTGSGLVRRHTLQELRQLRADRGSSSRFSKAKIPTLREVFHAFSNTPLRFILELKNFLSDQPGLEERVIEQIRRYHLTERTIISSFNFDSLLHIKELDPSQTTGLLYVGPIPRPWEVAHRYQADQLHVPMDQLSAKLVEESHNHDLTVLGWTVNSAQEIEDALDMGVDGLITNYPGRARKILRARS, from the coding sequence GTGGCCCCACTCATTTACGCCCATCGCGGTGCTTCTGGCCTTTTTCCGGAAAACACCATGGAATCTTTCTACGCAGCCGTCCGACGTCGAGCCAATGGCATTGAGCTCGATGTACAGCTCAGCCGGGACGACAAACTCGTTGTCATTCACGACCATACCGTAGACCGGACAACTACAGGCTCTGGCCTTGTTCGACGACATACGTTGCAGGAACTGAGACAATTGCGAGCAGATCGAGGCTCCTCCTCCCGTTTTTCCAAAGCGAAAATACCTACGCTGCGCGAAGTGTTCCATGCCTTTTCAAATACGCCCCTCCGCTTTATCCTGGAGCTGAAAAACTTTTTGTCAGATCAACCTGGCCTCGAGGAGCGAGTCATTGAGCAAATTCGGCGGTATCATTTAACGGAGCGTACGATCATCTCTTCATTCAATTTTGATAGCTTATTGCACATCAAGGAATTGGATCCTTCCCAAACGACAGGGCTTTTGTACGTGGGACCGATCCCCCGCCCTTGGGAAGTGGCGCACCGCTATCAGGCTGATCAGCTTCATGTACCGATGGACCAGTTATCTGCCAAGCTCGTAGAGGAGTCGCACAACCATGATCTGACCGTACTAGGCTGGACGGTAAATAGCGCTCAGGAAATCGAAGACGCTCTCGATATGGGCGTAGACGGTTTGATTACCAACTACCCTGGACGCGCGAGAAAGATTTTGCGGGCACGCTCATAA